The genomic DNA GATAATCGTAGTACGAAACAAGCAGAAAAATTATTACAACATATGAATGGACATGAAATTTATAAACGTACAGGTACACCAATTCATCCAATGTCTCCACTATCTAAGTTGTTATGGATGAAAGAAGAGGAACCAGAATTATATAAAAGTGCTTATAAATTTATTTCTATTAAAGAGTATGTTATTTACCAATTATTTTCACGCTACGTAGTTGATTATTCCATTGCTTCTGCTACAGGGTTATTCAATTTAGAAACGTTAAATTGGGATGTTGATGTGTTGGGAATGTTAAATATTTCTACAGAACAATTATCAACTCCAGTACCAACTACATATATTTTATCGGGTATGAAACCGGAATTAGCACAAAAGATGGGGATTCGTAAAGATACTCCAGTTGTTATTGGTGCAAGTGATGGAGTTCTTGCGAATGTAGGCGTTGGTGCAATATCGCCTGGCTCAGCTGCAATTACGATTGGAACAAGTGGTGCAGTTCGAACGATTTCATCAAGTGTTAATACAGATGAAAAAGGAAGAACGTTTTGTTATGCATTAACAGACGAGCATTGGGTGATCGGCGGACCAACGAATAACGGCGGAATATTATTGAGATGGTTACGTGATGAATTTGGTAGTCCGGAGCAAGAAGTAGCAAGGAAGCTTGGGATTGATCCGTATGATTTATTAATTAAGTATGCGGAAAGTGTACCGGCTGGAGCTGATGGATTACTGTTCTTGCCTTTCTTATCTGGTGAACGTGCACCTTACTGGAATGCAAATGCTCGTGGTACATTCTTCGGAATAAACCTTCAGCATAAACGAGAACATTTTATACGTGCAGTCATGGAAGGCGTTTGTATGAGTGTATATTCAGTAGCGCTCGCAATCAGGGATTGTACCGGACCACTTACTGAAATACGCGTTTCAGGAGGATTTGCGAAATCTCCATTTTGGAGACAAATGTTATCCGATATGATGGGAAAAGAATTGCTTGTTCCTGAAAGTCATGAAGCATCTGCGCTTGGGGCAGCGGCAGTTGCTTTATATGCTGTAGGAAAAATCGATTCTCTTGAAGAGGTAAAGGATTGGATTGATATTGTCCATCACCATGTACCGAATAAAGAAAATACGGCTATTTATTTAGAAATGTTTTA from Bacillus basilensis includes the following:
- the gntK gene encoding gluconokinase encodes the protein METRGRVIGIDIGTTSTKTVVFTEKGKVVASHAVDYPIIQPNVGWAEQDPDVICAAVYKTVSVAIEKGNVLPEDISSIGISTAMHALIAVDENGAPLTRSIIWADNRSTKQAEKLLQHMNGHEIYKRTGTPIHPMSPLSKLLWMKEEEPELYKSAYKFISIKEYVIYQLFSRYVVDYSIASATGLFNLETLNWDVDVLGMLNISTEQLSTPVPTTYILSGMKPELAQKMGIRKDTPVVIGASDGVLANVGVGAISPGSAAITIGTSGAVRTISSSVNTDEKGRTFCYALTDEHWVIGGPTNNGGILLRWLRDEFGSPEQEVARKLGIDPYDLLIKYAESVPAGADGLLFLPFLSGERAPYWNANARGTFFGINLQHKREHFIRAVMEGVCMSVYSVALAIRDCTGPLTEIRVSGGFAKSPFWRQMLSDMMGKELLVPESHEASALGAAAVALYAVGKIDSLEEVKDWIDIVHHHVPNKENTAIYLEMFYMYERLYNRLKEEFDCIAAFQRKQ